From a region of the Castanea sativa cultivar Marrone di Chiusa Pesio chromosome 10, ASM4071231v1 genome:
- the LOC142614045 gene encoding ABC transporter B family member 21-like: protein MATTSNGDAEAEKSSSIDGEEKTQTVPLLKLFSFADSTDVALMIVGTVGAIASGLGMPLMTILFGQMINSFGTNQSSNTDIVNIISKVSLKFVYLAVGIGCAAFLQVTCWMVTGARQAARIRGLYLKIILRQDISFFDKETNTGEVIGRMSGDTVLIQDAMGEKVGKFIQLISTFFGGFIIAFVRGWLLTIVLCSAIPFLVMAGAFVAIIISKMASRGQSAYAKAANVVEQTIGSIKTVASFTGEKQAITNYNKFLVNAYKSGVHEGLAAGIGFGTVMLVVFCTYSLAVFYGTKLSLKEKNTYSGGQVMNVIVAVLTASMSLGQASPCLSAFAAGRAAAFKMFETIERKPKIDAFDKSGKVLDDIRGDIELRDVYFSYPTRPDEQIFNGFSLNITSGTTAALVGESGSGKSTVISLIERFYDPQVGEVLIDNINIKEFQLKWIRGKIGLVSQEPVLFASSIKANIAYGKDGATIEEIRAATELANAAKFIDKLPQGLDTMVGEHGTQMSGGQKQRIAIARAILKDPRILLLDEATSALDAESEKIVQEALDRIMVNRTTVIVAHRLSTVRNADMIAVIHRGKMVEKGSHSELLMDPDGAYSQLTRLQDVKKESKQATDDQNKSEITMESFRQSSLRQSSRKSSILRSISQGSSRRGSNSHRSFSVAFGIPTGLDVTDTALEDLDNPPEAKTKSPEVSIHRIAYLNKPEIPVLLGGTLAAIISGVILPIFGLLISSVIKMFFEPPHERKKDANFWSQMFLVLGVVSLLSSPAQSYLFSVAGCKLIRRIRLMCFEKVVHKEIGWFDEPENSSGAIGARLSADAAIVRALVGDALGQIVQTIASVVTGLVIAFHASWQLAFIVLVLVPLLGVNGYVQQQSMSGFSADAKAMYEDASQIANDAVGSIRTVASFCAEEKVMQLYEEKCEGPRKAGIKEGLISGIGFGTSSFLLFSVYATSFYAGAQLIKHGQTSFSAVFRVFFALNMAAMAVTQSSSFSTDTQKAKTASASIFAILDSKSKIDPSDQSGTTLDNVKGEIELHHVSFKYPSRPDIHIFRDLNLVIPASKTVALVGESGSGKSTMIALLERFYDPDSGHITLDKTEINKLQLKWLRQQMGLVSQEPVLFNDTIRANIAYGKGGDGGDATEAEIIAAAELANAHRFISGLNQGYDTVVGERGTQLSGGQKQRIAIARAIIKNPKILLLDEATSALDAESERVVQDALDRVIVSRTTVVVAHRLSTIKNADLIAVVKNGVIMEKGRHGTLIHIQDGLYASLVALHTSASTV from the exons ATGGCCACCACGTCAAATGGAGATGCAGAAGCAGAGAAAAGCTCCAGCATTGATGGGGAGGAGAAGACCCAGACAGTTCCACTTCTCAAGCTTTTCTCCTTTGCAGATTCCACTGATGTTGCATTGATGATTGTTGGCACCGTTGGAGCCATTGCAAGTGGGTTAGGCATGCCCCTTATGACAATATTGTTTGGCCAAATGATCAATAGCTTTGGCACCAACCAGAGTAGCAACACAGATATTGTTAATATAATTTCCAAG GTCTCTCTAAAATTTGTCTACTTGGCAGTGGGGATTGGCTGTGCAGCATTTCTCC AGGTGACATGCTGGATGGTCACGGGAGCAAGACAGGCTGCACGAATAAGGGGTTTGTATTTGAAGATTATATTGAGACAagatatttctttctttgataaAGAAACTAACACTGGTGAGGTTATTGGGAGAATGTCTGGTGACACTGTTCTCATACAAGATGCCATGGGTGAGAAG GTTGGGAAATTTATACAGCTGATATCAACCTTCTTCGGGGGCTTCATAATAGCATTTGTCAGAGGCTGGCTTCTTACCATTGTCTTGTGTTCTGctattccttttcttgttatgGCTGGTGCTTTTGTGGCCATTATAATATCCAAAATGGCATCCCGTGGACAAAGTGCTTACGCAAAAGCAGCAAATGTAGTTGAACAAACAATTGGTTCAATCAAAACA GTTGCATCCTTTACAGGAGAGAAGCAAGCTATAACAAATTACAATAAGTTTCTTGTAAATGCTTATAAATCTGGTGTTCATGAAGGCTTAGCTGCTGGAATAGGTTTTGGCACGGTTATGTTAGTCGTGTTTTGCACCTATTCTTTGGCTGTGTTTTACGGTACAAAGTTGTCactaaaggaaaaaaacacaTACTCTGGAGGTCAAGTGATGAACGTGATTGTTGCTGTCTTAACTGCTTCCAT GTCCCTAGGGCAGGCATCTCCCTGCCTGAGTGCATTTGCTGCTGGACGAGCTGCAGCCTTTAAGATGTTTGAGACTATTGAGAGGAAGCCAAAGATAGATGCTTTTGACAAAAGTGGAAAAGTATTGGATGACATTCGTGGAGATATAGAATTGAGAGATGTTTATTTCAGCTATCCAACCAGACCGGATGAGCAAATATTTAATGGTTTTTCACTTAATATCACTAGTGGCACAACTGCAGCATTAGTGGGAGAAAGTGGGAGTGGGAAATCAACAGTAATCAGTCTTATAGAGAGATTCTATGATCCACAAGTTGGGGAAGTTCTTATAGATAACATTAACATTAAAGAGTTTCAGCTTAAGTGGATAAGGGGAAAGATTGGTCTTGTCAGTCAGGAACCTGTGTTGTTTGCCTCTAGCATTAAGGCTAACATTGCATATGGAAAGGATGGTGCAACTATTGAAGAGATAAGAGCAGCAACCGAACTTGCAAATGCTGCCAAATTCATAGATAAATTGCCACAG GGACTAGATACCATGGTTGGTGAGCACGGAACACAGATGTCTGGTGGACAAAAGCAAAGGATTGCAATAGCTAGAGCAATTCTGAAAGACCCACGAATTTTACTTCTGGACGAAGCTACAAGTGCACTTGATGCAGAATCAGAGAAAATAGTGCAAGAGGCATTGGACAGGATTATGGTTAACAGAACAACTGTCATTGTTGCCCATCGTTTGAGCACAGTGAGGAATGCTGATATGATTGCAGTTATTCACAGAGGAAAGATGGTTGAAAAAG GCTCACACTCAGAATTACTCATGGATCCTGATGGAGCATACTCTCAGCTTACACGCTTGCAAGATGTAAAAAAGGAGTCGAAGCAAGCTACAGATGATCAAAACAAGTCTGAAATAACTATGGAGTCTTTTAGACAGTCAAGTCTTAGGCAGTCAAGTCGAAAATCATCAATCCTTCGATCTATAAGCCAGGGATCATCTAGAAGGGGAAGCAATAGCCACCGCTCATTCTCAGTTGCTTTTGGTATTCCCACAGGACTTGATGTGACTGATACTGCATTGGAAGATCTAGATAACCCTCCAGAAGCCAAAACAAAGTCTCCAGAGGTCTCCATTCACCGCATTGCCTATCTTAATAAGCCAGAGATTCCAGTGCTTCTAGGTGGAACACTAGCTGCAATCATCAGTGGAGTAATACTTCCAATTTTCGGTTTGCTAATTTCCAGTGTAATCAAAATGTTCTTTGAACCGCCTCATGAACGAAAAAAGGATGCAAATTTTTGGTCACAAATGTTTTTAGTCCTTGGTGTAGTATCACTTTTATCATCTCCAGCACAATCATACCTATTTTCTGTGGCTGGGTGTAAGTTAATAAGACGTATCAGATTAATGTGTTTTGAAAAGGTGGTTCATAAGGAGATTGGTTGGTTTGATGAGCCTGAGAACTCAAGTGGTGCAATTGGTGCAAGGCTCTCAGCAGATGCAGCAATAGTGCGCGCCCTAGTTGGCGATGCACTAGGTCAAATTGTCCAAACTATTGCATCAGTAGTTACAGGTTTAGTCATTGCTTTTCATGCAAGTTGGCAGCTTGCATTTATTGTCCTTGTATTGGTTCCTCTGCTTGGAGTCAATGGATATGTTCAACAACAGTCTATGAGCGGATTCAGTGCAGATGCAAAG GCAATGTATGAGGATGCAAGCCAAATAGCTAATGATGCAGTTGGGAGTATAAGAACTGTTGCTTCTTTCTGCGCTGAAGAGAAGGTAATGCAACTATATGAAGAGAAATGTGAAGGGCCTAGGAAGGCAGGCATAAAGGAGGGCTTGATCAGTGGAATAGGATTTGGGACATCTTCCTTCCTATTGTTTAGCGTCTATGCAACCAGTTTCTATGCAGGAGCTCAACTCATTAAACATGGCCAAACATCATTCTCAGCTGTTTTTCGA GTTTTCTTTGCTTTGAACATGGCAGCTATGGCGGTTACTCAATCAAGCTCCTTTTCCACTGATACTCAAAAGGCCAAAACTGCTTCTGCTTCCATATTTGCAATATTAGACAGTAAGTCAAAGATAGACCCAAGTGATCAGTCTGGGACGACATTAGATAATGTCAAGGGAGAAATTGAGCTTCATCATGTGAGCTTTAAATATCCATCTAGGCCAGATATTCACATTTTCAGAGATCTCAACTTGGTTATTCCTGCAAGCAAG ACTGTTGCCCTGGTTGGAGAAAGTGGGAGTGGTAAATCCACAATGATAGCATTATTGGAAAGATTTTATGATCCTGATTCAGGTCATATTACACTTGATAAAACTGAAATTAATAAGCTCCAATTGAAGTGGCTGAGGCAGCAAATGGGGCTTGTGAGCCAAGAACCAGTTCTATTTAATGACACAATCCGTGCTAACATTGCATATGGAAAGGGAGGAGATGGAGGAGATGCAACTGAGGCAGAGATTATAGCTGCAGCAGAATTGGCCAATGCCCACAGGTTCATTAGTGGATTAAACCAG GGTTATGATACTGTAGTTGGGGAACGAGGAACCCAATTATCTGGCGGACAGAAGCAGCGCATAGCAATTGCACGTGCTAtaattaaaaatccaaaaatattgcTATTAGATGAGGCTACCAGTGCACTCGATGCTGAGTCTGAAAGAGTAGTGCAAGATGCATTAGACCGAGTCATAGTAAGCAGGACTACAGTTGTGGTGGCTCATAGATTGTCCACAATAAAAAATGCAGATCTGATTGCAGTGGTTAAGAATGGAGTCATCATGGAGAAAGGAAGGCATGGGACTTTGATTCATATACAGGATGGATTATATGCCTCCTTAGTTGCACTTCACACAAGTGCATCAACTGTTTGA
- the LOC142612545 gene encoding uncharacterized protein LOC142612545, which translates to MAEEPSRPIRLMSFVSEEQLDEAKKARGERVEDGTAQRDRPLFEILKENKDKKDAEFNERFKHRPPKALDDDETEFLEKVEMSRREYEQQIADEEAQQLQSFQAAVAAQSNIVHELKEKTPAPIIEEQKSIGRKNMPARPLGMIIKVKPQAKKAKLETGTIEQLSEVMKIHAVDAEKTSETLKKSNSNTSKSQDVGISGLVSYSDESEEDD; encoded by the exons ATGGCTGAAGAACCAAGCCGTCCGATACGGCTTATGAGTTTCGTCTCGGAGGAACAG TTGGATGAAGCTAAAAAGGCAAGAGGCGAGCGTGTTGAGGATGGCACTGCCCAAAGAGATAGACCTCTCTTTGAG ATTCTAAAGGAGAACAAAGACAAGAAAGATGCAGAGTTTAATGAACGTTTCAAGCACA gaCCACCCAAAGCTTTGGATGATGATGAGACTGAGTTTCTTGAAAAGGTTGAAATG tCAAGGAGGGAATATGAACAACAAATTGCAGATGAGGAAGCTCAGCAGCTGCAGAGTTTCCAG GCAGCAGTTGCAGCACAGTCTAATATTGTACATGAGCTTAAGGAAAAAACCCCTGCCCCTATAATCGAG GAACAAAAATCAATTGGGAGGAAAAATATGCCTGCTCGTCCATTAGGTATGATTATTAAAGTCAAGCCACAAGCAAAGAAAGCAAAGTTAGAAACAGGAACTATCGAGCAGCTTTCAGAGGTAATGAAAATCCATGCTGTTGATGCAGAAAAAACTTCGGAGACGTTGAAAAAATCTAATAGTAATACTAGTAAGTCCCAAGATGTTGGTATAAGTGGTCTAGTTTCATATAGTGACGAAAGTGAAGAAGATGACTAG